A DNA window from Hydra vulgaris chromosome 13, alternate assembly HydraT2T_AEP contains the following coding sequences:
- the LOC136090350 gene encoding uncharacterized protein LOC136090350, with protein MRSSLNETMSESEFSSNGSDKNEDNDDFPYPDPELKKKVKKPDTVLLPKDILKRTADTAVGEGLSHRQHTAMVNSIIAKSADKVIYDESKRIKDHLRNFRNNNKNILVQLHFDGKVCHEYTDGKKSEKDRLAILINGNMETHLLGIPAISSGTGENQKNAIRDILNCFDLTNSIQAVTFDTTRINTGNKNGAVSLLVNEVFQRPVLSIACRHHINELHITHFWKNYPSSATSGPDNMLFKILKSTWNDLDVENQVLRRLTIPDETWLGHQKHESITFCRNIITHGSLKKDGATRKDYIELTELTLMVLSEEKYKFRTPGAIHHARFMAQGRDFSKKIKMYIFIGIYYLKLQLMMDAIPSLTNRLKNEITEVATFVAVFYTTWFLKAELSAVAPRQDMRALWQMNRFKEYNLIGAESVIESIKRHTWFLDPYLVVLALADENCEERGEIAQKLYSFEFRSLDKYSLARIKANMEVLNSLDFSGPKPPSLVELVTENSWLLFLMIGQSKSDCQWMKTPPEYWTCNDFYLKFKDAIFNLAVVNDCSERTVKLIKDNIDIARKEEKRQDSLLFMHIYKRKYVGKRKTS; from the exons ATGAGATCAAGTTTGAATGAAACCATGTCAGAGAGTGAATTCAGCTCAAATGGATCCGATAAAAATGAAGATAATGATGATTTCCCGTATCCAGATCCAGAGTTAAAGAAGAAAGTCAAAAAACCAGATACTGTTCTACTTCCAAAAGATATTCTCAAGAGAACTGCTGATACTGCTGTTGGGGAAGGATTAAGTCATAGGCAGCATACTGCCATGGTTAATAGTATAATTGCTAAATCAG CAGATAAAGTCATTTATGATGAATCAAAGAGGATCAAGGACCATTTgagaaatttcagaaataataataagaacaTTTTAGTTCAACtccattttgatggaaaagtaTGTCATGAATATACTGATGggaaaaaatcagaaaaagatCGATTAGCAATATTAATAAACGGTAACATGGAAACGCACCTGTTGGGAATTCCAGCTATTTCTTCCGGAACTGgcgaaaatcaaaaaaatgcgATCAGAGATATCTTGAATTGCTTTGACCTTACAAACAGTATACAAGCTGTTACATTTGATACAACCAGAATCAACACTGGAAACAAAAATGGAGCTGTTTCTTTACTGGTAAATGAAGTTTTTCAGCGACCAGTTTTATCTATTGCATGCCGACATCATATAAACGAGCTACACATAACACATTTCTGGAAAAATTATCCAAGTAGTGCTACTTCTGGACCAGATAATAtgctgtttaaaatattaaaatcaacatGGAATGATCTTGATGTAGAGAACCAG gtgtTGAGAAGATTGACTATTCCAGATGAAACATGGCTTGGTCATCAAAAGCATGAAAGCATAACGTTCTGCAGAAATATTATCACCCATGGGTCTCTGAAAAAG GATGGGGCTACAAGGAAGGACTACATTGAGCTGACAGAGCTTACACTTATGGTGCTTTCTGAGGAAAAGTACAAGTTTCGTACACCCGGAGCAATTCATCATGCCCGTTTTATGGCACAAGGTAGAGA cttttcaaaaaaaataaaaatgtatatttttataggtATCTACTACCTAAAGCTCCAGCTTATGATGGATGCAATACCCAGTCTGACAAATCGACTGAAAAATGAAATTACTGAAGTAGCAACTTTTGTGGCTGTTTTCTATACTACCTGGTTTCTCAAAGCTGAACTATCTGCTGTGGCTCCTCGTCAG GATATGAGAGCTCTTTGGCAAATGAATAGGTTTAAGGAGTACAATTTGATTGGGGCAGAATCAGTCATTGAATCAATCAAACGGCACACATGGTTTCTGGACCCTTACCTTGTTGTTCTTGCCTTAGCTGATGAAAACTGTGAAGAAAGAGGTGAAATTGCTCAAAAATTATACAGCTTTGAATTTCGTAGCTTAGATAAATATTCGTTAGCCCGAATAAAAGCTAACATGGAGGTCCTCAATTCTTTAGACTTCAGTGGACCGAAGCCACCAAGCTTAGTTGAATTGGTCACAGAAAATTCGTGGCTTTTGTTCCTTATGATAGGGCAGAGTAAAAGTGACTGTCAATGGATGAAAACCCCGCCAGAGTATTGGACTTGTAACGATttctacttaaaatttaaagatgctatttttaatcttgcagTTGTTAATGATTGCTCTGAAAGAACTGTTAAACTCATAAAGGACAACATTGATATTGCCAGAAAGGAAGAAAAAAGACAAGATTCACTTTTATTCATGCACATTTACAAAAGGAAGTATGtaggaaaaagaaaaacctcctag